A genomic stretch from Dehalococcoidia bacterium includes:
- a CDS encoding (Fe-S)-binding protein: MTQRTGRRRVQLFVTCVVDQFFPEVGEAVVDVLEALDIEVEFDTSQTCCGQPAFNSGFWNEARPVARRLLGQLDHSVPVVIPSGSCTAMIRNYYEELFADDPVNLARAGSLAGNVYEFSEFLVDKVGPPELEQLFQTSAADEVEVAFHEACHAKRELGIDAQPKSLIDAVPGFRRVDLDQAEVCCGFGGTFAVKYADISGAMLSDKLDSIERSGADVVSACDTSCLMHIGGGLRRRGSQVRPAHFAELISQGLKED, translated from the coding sequence ATGACTCAACGAACTGGCCGCCGTCGCGTACAGCTTTTCGTCACATGTGTTGTTGACCAGTTCTTCCCTGAAGTCGGTGAGGCTGTAGTAGACGTACTCGAGGCCCTCGACATCGAGGTCGAGTTTGACACATCCCAGACCTGCTGCGGACAGCCAGCATTCAACTCTGGATTCTGGAACGAAGCTCGCCCTGTCGCCAGAAGGCTCCTAGGCCAACTGGACCATTCTGTTCCCGTAGTGATTCCTTCAGGATCATGCACAGCGATGATCCGCAACTACTACGAGGAACTGTTCGCCGACGATCCGGTCAATCTCGCTCGCGCGGGTTCACTGGCTGGAAATGTCTATGAATTCAGTGAATTCCTCGTCGACAAAGTTGGTCCGCCAGAACTGGAGCAACTGTTCCAGACGTCCGCGGCAGATGAGGTCGAAGTAGCCTTCCACGAGGCCTGTCACGCCAAGCGCGAGCTTGGTATCGATGCTCAGCCAAAGTCCTTGATCGATGCAGTTCCCGGATTTCGTCGAGTGGATTTGGACCAAGCCGAAGTGTGTTGCGGATTCGGCGGTACATTCGCAGTTAAGTACGCCGATATTTCTGGCGCAATGCTGAGTGATAAGCTGGACAGCATTGAGCGAAGTGGCGCGGACGTCGTTTCCGCGTGCGACACAAGCTGCCTTATGCACATCGGTGGTGGCCTGCGCCGTCGCGGTAGCCAGGTTCGACCTGCCCACTTTGCAGAGCTTATTTCGCAGGGTCTCAAGGAGGACTAG
- a CDS encoding VOC family protein has translation MVTGFNHSGFVVKDIKAMVEFYRDTLGLNVMREVDSVAPPEGDHTGIPGARRTLVFVGKPEGEHVLELVHFIDPPSPDGHLHRHQLGAAHVCFNVSDLADLASKLKAQGIRFITAPIFHEMPDGKRRGICYIQDPEGNYVELIQPPT, from the coding sequence ATGGTAACCGGCTTCAATCACTCTGGATTCGTTGTCAAAGACATCAAGGCGATGGTGGAGTTCTACAGGGATACGCTCGGTCTAAATGTCATGAGGGAGGTCGACAGTGTAGCCCCACCCGAAGGCGACCACACAGGCATTCCGGGAGCGCGTAGGACGTTAGTCTTCGTCGGGAAGCCTGAAGGTGAGCACGTCCTGGAACTTGTTCACTTCATCGATCCACCAAGTCCGGATGGGCACCTGCACAGGCATCAACTGGGCGCAGCCCACGTCTGCTTCAACGTCAGTGACCTCGCCGACCTTGCGTCCAAGCTCAAGGCACAGGGAATTAGGTTTATTACCGCCCCAATCTTCCACGAAATGCCGGACGGCAAGAGGCGAGGGATATGCTACATCCAGGATCCCGAGGGCAACTACGTTGAACTGATTCAACCGCCAACGTAG
- a CDS encoding lactate utilization protein, translating to MEEAPEGMNERAEFLQRIRTSLGRSEPVTAPAGDAPPARGPVDELAARVQAAEGLASGDADALMDALATSGEASGWVVKRVPSAEEAGQYVLEVARDLEARSAVHSLHNVVQDALYGDLFSSTGIELVPVEVDRASEDAESESRATLRAAMASADLGITGVDYAIAETGTCVIIPATGSSRLVSLLPPVHIALIERGQVLPTLDELFTLRRRDFVDGAVRSYMNLITGPSRTADIEYKLVTGVHGPGEVHMVLIG from the coding sequence ATGGAAGAGGCTCCAGAAGGAATGAACGAGCGGGCGGAGTTTCTACAGCGAATACGGACCTCCCTGGGACGTTCGGAGCCCGTAACCGCGCCCGCCGGCGACGCACCGCCTGCACGGGGGCCCGTCGATGAGTTGGCAGCCCGTGTCCAGGCCGCCGAGGGTTTGGCCAGCGGGGATGCTGATGCACTCATGGACGCACTCGCAACTTCAGGAGAGGCCTCCGGATGGGTGGTCAAAAGGGTGCCCAGCGCTGAGGAGGCCGGGCAGTACGTTCTGGAGGTTGCACGAGACCTCGAGGCAAGGTCTGCGGTCCACTCGCTCCACAACGTCGTCCAGGATGCATTATACGGCGACCTGTTTTCCAGCACGGGGATTGAACTGGTCCCAGTTGAGGTCGATCGTGCAAGCGAAGATGCAGAGAGTGAATCTCGCGCGACCCTGAGAGCCGCCATGGCCAGCGCAGACCTGGGAATCACGGGAGTTGACTACGCTATCGCCGAGACTGGCACCTGCGTGATCATACCTGCGACTGGATCCAGCCGCCTTGTGTCCCTTCTTCCACCGGTTCACATTGCACTGATCGAGCGAGGCCAGGTACTTCCGACCCTAGATGAGCTGTTCACATTGCGACGCCGGGACTTCGTCGATGGGGCAGTGCGAAGCTACATGAACCTCATCACAGGACCCAGCCGCACCGCAGATATCGAGTACAAGCTCGTGACTGGTGTGCATGGTCCCGGTGAAGTGCACATGGTGCTGATAGGGTAG
- a CDS encoding PIN domain-containing protein, whose product MNDALILDTGVVESLWTGGEGTGWLEAVVNGDGKAAVSTVTVAEMVRKAPDRRAEIQLEALLDSVEVLDLSATVARRAGQIVRELDSPNPEAMLSAVVAATALENGLSVACIDDEFFSAMGCSIGGI is encoded by the coding sequence ATGAACGACGCGCTTATATTGGATACTGGTGTAGTAGAGAGCTTGTGGACGGGTGGTGAGGGAACGGGGTGGTTGGAGGCGGTCGTCAACGGAGACGGCAAGGCTGCAGTCTCGACAGTGACTGTGGCGGAGATGGTGCGGAAAGCTCCTGACAGGCGGGCGGAGATTCAGCTTGAAGCACTGCTGGACTCCGTCGAGGTACTCGACCTGAGCGCAACCGTTGCGAGGCGAGCGGGACAGATCGTACGTGAGCTTGATTCTCCAAATCCGGAAGCAATGCTGAGCGCCGTCGTCGCCGCAACGGCACTGGAGAATGGTCTGTCTGTAGCCTGTATAGACGATGAATTCTTTTCCGCTATGGGCTGCAGCATAGGAGGAATCTAG
- a CDS encoding glycerate kinase — MRIVIAPQAFKGSISALNAAKAMEAGVLNVLPDADTYLIPVADGGDGTLETLVEGSSGSVRTALVTGPLGEQREALWGAMGDGVTAVIEMARTSGLALVPLDARDPLNSTTYGLGEAIAAALDEGFRRFIVGIGGSATNDAGAGMAQALGVSLLDSSGNNLALGGAALAQLDRVDLSGLDDRALESTLMVACDVTNPLTGPEGASAIYGPQKGATPDMVASLDSALGNFAEVVRRDLDVDVEHLQGSGAAGGLGGGMVAFLNAELRTGVDIVMDIVNIDEHLEGADLVITGEGELDYQTLYNKAPIGVARRAQALGIPVVAIAGTLGERYELVHDHGIDGALSIPTGPMTLDEASERAAELITRSTERMLRLMRTGAKVFGTL, encoded by the coding sequence ATGAGAATTGTCATTGCACCACAGGCCTTTAAGGGAAGCATCTCGGCACTCAATGCAGCGAAAGCTATGGAGGCTGGCGTACTCAACGTGTTGCCAGATGCCGACACTTACTTGATACCCGTTGCCGACGGCGGCGACGGTACCCTGGAGACGCTGGTCGAAGGTTCCAGTGGCTCTGTACGCACTGCACTGGTAACTGGCCCCCTGGGAGAGCAGAGAGAGGCCTTGTGGGGAGCTATGGGCGACGGAGTAACCGCCGTAATTGAAATGGCGCGTACCTCCGGGCTGGCTCTCGTTCCCTTAGATGCCAGGGATCCATTGAACTCCACCACCTATGGTCTTGGTGAAGCGATTGCAGCAGCTCTGGACGAGGGATTCCGCAGATTCATCGTCGGTATCGGCGGCAGTGCAACGAACGATGCTGGAGCCGGAATGGCGCAGGCGTTGGGAGTTTCACTGCTAGATAGTAGCGGCAATAATCTCGCACTGGGCGGCGCCGCTCTAGCCCAACTGGACAGGGTCGACCTGTCTGGTCTCGATGACAGGGCCCTGGAATCGACATTAATGGTCGCCTGTGACGTAACCAACCCTCTTACCGGTCCCGAGGGCGCATCGGCCATTTACGGGCCTCAGAAGGGCGCTACGCCGGACATGGTTGCCAGTCTGGACTCAGCCTTGGGGAACTTCGCGGAGGTTGTACGCAGAGACTTAGATGTAGATGTCGAGCATCTTCAGGGATCTGGCGCTGCCGGAGGCCTCGGTGGCGGCATGGTGGCCTTTCTGAACGCTGAACTGCGCACAGGCGTCGATATAGTCATGGACATCGTGAACATCGACGAGCACCTGGAAGGCGCTGATCTGGTCATTACCGGTGAGGGGGAACTGGACTACCAGACGCTGTACAACAAGGCCCCTATTGGCGTCGCGCGGCGAGCCCAGGCCCTTGGAATTCCAGTGGTCGCCATAGCTGGCACACTTGGAGAGCGCTACGAACTGGTCCACGACCACGGAATTGACGGAGCGCTTTCGATTCCGACAGGCCCTATGACGCTCGACGAAGCCTCAGAACGAGCCGCTGAGCTCATAACCCGGTCAACTGAGCGAATGCTGAGGCTCATGAGGACTGGAGCGAAGGTGTTCGGTACCCTCTAG
- a CDS encoding NHL repeat-containing protein — protein sequence MTTQESATTLSFDYLKTIGIVNNGDNGRGFANPYDIAFRPDGRIFVLNRCDPARAVAIRVGVLNLDEEYLYEFGNGYGQGDGQLIWPVAMAFDSEDRLYITDEYNNRVCIYDADGKFVSQWGEAGSDPGQFGGPAGIAIDSHDNLYIADQQNGRVQKMSPDGELIIAWGEPGSGNGQFNLPWGVGVGPDDAVYVADWRNDRVQKFSPDGDYIQTYGKSGMGAGELSRPSGVAVASDGVVAVADWGNERIQVFNPDGSFLTTLRGQATVSKWAADYYSSNPEEWELRQISQLVPDELPEHLQTPYHTSSQVEPYFWGPVAVRLDREDKMYVVETNRHRFQVYQKSS from the coding sequence TTGACCACACAGGAAAGCGCTACCACACTCAGCTTCGACTACCTCAAGACGATCGGCATCGTAAACAATGGCGACAACGGACGTGGGTTCGCTAATCCCTACGACATCGCCTTTCGTCCGGACGGTCGTATTTTTGTACTGAATCGTTGTGACCCTGCTCGTGCCGTGGCCATCAGGGTAGGCGTGCTGAATCTCGACGAAGAATACCTGTACGAGTTTGGAAACGGTTACGGTCAGGGGGACGGTCAGCTTATCTGGCCCGTGGCCATGGCTTTCGACAGCGAAGACCGTCTGTACATTACCGACGAATACAACAACCGCGTTTGCATCTATGATGCTGATGGCAAGTTTGTCAGTCAGTGGGGTGAAGCGGGCTCGGACCCCGGCCAGTTTGGCGGACCTGCGGGCATCGCAATCGATTCACATGACAATCTCTACATAGCCGATCAACAGAACGGACGCGTTCAGAAGATGTCGCCAGACGGAGAATTGATCATCGCCTGGGGCGAGCCAGGGTCAGGAAACGGTCAGTTCAACCTGCCATGGGGTGTCGGGGTTGGACCGGATGACGCAGTTTACGTCGCCGACTGGCGTAACGACCGCGTTCAGAAGTTCTCACCCGATGGTGACTACATACAGACCTATGGGAAGTCCGGTATGGGTGCTGGGGAACTTAGTAGACCATCCGGTGTCGCCGTGGCATCGGACGGAGTTGTGGCCGTTGCCGACTGGGGAAACGAACGGATACAGGTCTTCAATCCTGATGGCTCGTTCTTGACGACGCTCAGAGGACAGGCCACAGTTTCCAAGTGGGCCGCTGACTACTACTCGTCCAACCCCGAGGAATGGGAGCTCCGGCAGATATCGCAGCTCGTCCCGGACGAACTGCCTGAACACCTCCAAACCCCCTATCACACGTCCTCTCAGGTCGAGCCGTACTTCTGGGGTCCCGTGGCAGTCAGACTCGACAGAGAAGACAAAATGTACGTCGTCGAGACCAACCGCCACCGCTTCCAGGTGTACCAGAAGTCTTCCTAG
- a CDS encoding iron-sulfur cluster-binding protein translates to MEPRTSQFRQGSASALADNQIQRNLDGLYSGFHSARISASGATTNWEELRERGRQIKWHVIENLDHYLDLLATNVEKAGGKVYFAKDAKAASDYVVSVANNRGVEMVVKSKSMLSEEMGLNERLESEGIEPVETDLGEYIVQLAGDTPFHIIAPAIHKSREQVSDLFAEKLGTDRIEDIEELTREARRQLREKFLAAGMGISGANFLVAESGTVTLVTNEGNGRMVTSMPKVHIAISGMEKVVPSLEDLGLFLRLLIRSATGQMLSSYVTTVTGPRRSEEEDGPEEFHLVIVDNGRSRLLADEHLREGLLCLRCGACLNACPVYRKVGGHAYGWVYPGPIGSIVSPMLTGLSDAKDLPYASTLCGACKEACPVKIDIPRMLLYLRKELTQGDNYPSDKSVDSAEKLAMKGWRASVSSAGTMQFANWVGRLGQSLVSRQSESPGLPGPLSGWTDHRDMPELKESFRSRWKRLQKE, encoded by the coding sequence TTGGAGCCCCGCACCAGCCAGTTCAGACAAGGTTCGGCCAGCGCGCTAGCCGACAACCAGATCCAGCGCAATTTAGATGGCCTCTATTCCGGCTTCCACAGCGCCCGCATTTCTGCTTCTGGCGCGACAACGAATTGGGAAGAGCTGCGTGAACGTGGGCGCCAGATCAAGTGGCACGTAATCGAGAACCTGGACCACTACCTCGATCTTCTCGCGACAAATGTTGAGAAGGCCGGAGGGAAGGTCTACTTCGCCAAAGACGCCAAGGCAGCTTCGGACTACGTTGTCTCAGTAGCGAACAATCGCGGTGTCGAGATGGTCGTGAAGAGCAAATCCATGCTCTCCGAGGAGATGGGACTAAACGAGCGGCTTGAGTCCGAGGGGATCGAGCCAGTGGAGACCGACCTGGGTGAGTACATCGTACAGCTCGCCGGCGACACGCCGTTCCACATAATCGCGCCCGCGATCCACAAGTCTCGTGAGCAGGTCTCGGACCTCTTCGCTGAGAAACTAGGCACTGACAGGATAGAGGATATCGAGGAGCTTACCCGTGAGGCCCGTCGGCAGCTTAGGGAGAAGTTTCTGGCGGCAGGCATGGGCATTTCGGGGGCGAATTTCCTGGTAGCCGAGTCAGGCACCGTCACCCTGGTTACGAACGAAGGAAACGGCCGGATGGTCACATCCATGCCGAAGGTGCACATTGCGATCTCAGGTATGGAGAAGGTAGTCCCCTCACTTGAGGACCTTGGCCTGTTCCTGCGATTGCTGATCAGGTCGGCGACGGGACAGATGCTATCCAGCTATGTCACGACCGTGACCGGTCCGAGGCGCTCCGAAGAGGAAGATGGACCGGAAGAGTTTCACCTGGTAATTGTCGATAACGGACGCTCTCGCCTGCTTGCCGATGAACATCTCCGCGAAGGGCTTCTCTGCCTCCGCTGCGGGGCGTGTCTGAACGCCTGTCCGGTCTATCGAAAGGTAGGCGGCCACGCATACGGCTGGGTGTATCCCGGCCCCATTGGCTCGATTGTGTCCCCCATGTTGACTGGACTGTCAGACGCCAAGGACCTTCCATACGCGTCAACCCTTTGCGGGGCGTGCAAGGAAGCGTGTCCAGTCAAGATAGACATCCCGAGAATGCTTTTGTATTTGCGCAAGGAGCTCACCCAGGGGGATAACTATCCATCGGACAAGTCTGTTGACAGCGCAGAGAAGCTGGCAATGAAAGGCTGGCGCGCGTCGGTTTCCAGTGCTGGAACCATGCAGTTCGCCAACTGGGTCGGAAGACTCGGTCAGTCACTGGTTTCGCGACAATCGGAAAGCCCCGGACTGCCGGGTCCGCTGTCGGGATGGACTGATCACCGGGACATGCCTGAGCTAAAGGAGTCGTTCAGGTCTCGATGGAAGAGGCTCCAGAAGGAATGA
- the uvrC gene encoding excinuclease ABC subunit UvrC — MIEAHRDATGSVAVAETPVFTQRLRALPPEPGVYLMRDASGEIIYVGKAASLRNRVSSYFGSPWGLHPKIRQMVRRIVDFEFIVTESEQEALILENNLIKEHQPQYNSRLKDDKSYPFIKIDTTEDFPIVYVTRRVREDGARYFGPFASASSVRKTLALLKKLFPYRSCTKTITGNDDRACLDYFIHRCAGPCIGEVDRVQYHEIIDQVALFLEGRTDQVVKGIRSRMIESSENLEFERAAVLRDQIQAIERVHEGQKVLHLSNENVDVIALAQEGRDAWVEVFFIRQGKLVGRENFLMHRSEGDEPAEVMAAFVKQFYSANPYVPRRVLLQHLPEDFEAIVAWLRTKRQGAVQLHVPQRGEKRKLVQMVAQNAEQGLNQLRVRRLHESTNNQQALEELQEALSLPELPRRIECYDISNIQGTNSVGSMVVFEDGRPKSAHYRRFKIKSVAGVDDYSMMREVLTRRFKRLSESRKSEAAGGENQANGRGSERDNGNAWGIIPDLVLIDGGKGHLGAALQVFLELGINDIPLSSLAKENEELFVPYVSDPIVLPRDAQGLFLVQRVRDEAHRFAITFHRERRSKKSVQSTLDLVPGVGPKRKRMLIRRFGSVKGIREASLEEVAAVPGLTLTVARAIKDHI, encoded by the coding sequence GCTGCCAGCCTTCGCAATCGGGTCTCGTCTTACTTTGGCAGTCCATGGGGACTGCATCCCAAGATTAGGCAGATGGTGCGCCGCATTGTGGACTTCGAGTTCATCGTAACGGAGTCCGAGCAGGAGGCGCTGATCCTTGAGAACAACCTCATCAAGGAGCACCAACCGCAGTATAACTCCCGTCTGAAGGACGACAAGTCCTACCCCTTTATCAAGATCGATACGACCGAGGACTTCCCGATCGTTTACGTCACACGCAGGGTACGTGAGGACGGAGCCCGGTACTTTGGCCCCTTCGCAAGCGCTTCAAGTGTTCGCAAGACTCTGGCACTGCTTAAGAAGCTATTCCCGTACAGATCTTGCACAAAGACCATAACCGGCAACGATGACCGAGCGTGTCTCGACTACTTCATTCATCGTTGTGCGGGCCCGTGTATCGGCGAGGTCGACAGGGTCCAGTACCACGAAATCATCGACCAGGTTGCGCTGTTCCTCGAGGGCCGTACCGACCAGGTCGTAAAGGGCATACGGTCTCGCATGATAGAGTCCTCGGAAAACCTCGAGTTCGAGCGCGCCGCCGTATTGAGGGACCAGATTCAGGCGATCGAGAGGGTCCACGAGGGACAGAAGGTACTCCATCTCTCGAACGAGAACGTCGACGTCATCGCGCTCGCGCAGGAAGGACGCGACGCGTGGGTTGAAGTCTTTTTCATCAGGCAAGGCAAGTTGGTCGGACGCGAGAACTTCCTGATGCACAGGTCTGAGGGTGATGAGCCTGCCGAGGTGATGGCAGCCTTCGTCAAGCAGTTCTACTCTGCCAACCCATACGTACCCAGGCGAGTTCTGCTTCAGCACTTGCCTGAAGACTTTGAAGCCATCGTCGCATGGCTGCGAACCAAGAGGCAGGGAGCAGTCCAGCTTCACGTGCCACAGAGGGGCGAGAAGCGAAAACTGGTCCAGATGGTGGCCCAGAATGCTGAACAGGGCTTGAATCAGCTAAGAGTCCGCCGACTTCACGAGTCCACAAACAACCAACAGGCCCTTGAGGAGCTTCAGGAAGCCCTGAGTCTGCCTGAACTGCCACGCAGGATCGAATGCTACGACATTTCCAATATCCAGGGCACAAATTCCGTGGGCAGCATGGTGGTGTTCGAAGATGGCAGGCCTAAGTCTGCCCACTACCGCAGATTCAAGATAAAGTCGGTCGCCGGTGTGGACGACTACTCCATGATGCGCGAGGTGCTTACACGCCGGTTCAAACGACTCTCTGAATCGCGGAAGTCGGAAGCAGCTGGAGGAGAAAACCAAGCAAACGGACGAGGAAGTGAGCGCGATAACGGAAACGCCTGGGGAATCATCCCCGACCTCGTCCTGATAGACGGCGGCAAGGGGCATCTTGGAGCAGCCTTACAGGTCTTCCTGGAGCTGGGAATCAACGACATTCCATTGTCCAGCCTCGCCAAGGAGAACGAGGAGCTATTCGTTCCCTACGTAAGCGACCCGATTGTCCTCCCTCGCGACGCACAGGGTCTGTTCCTGGTCCAGCGGGTACGTGATGAAGCACACCGGTTCGCGATCACGTTCCATCGCGAGCGGCGCTCGAAGAAGAGTGTGCAGTCTACCCTGGACCTTGTACCCGGTGTCGGACCCAAGCGTAAGCGAATGCTGATCCGAAGGTTCGGCTCGGTCAAAGGTATCCGTGAGGCATCGCTTGAAGAGGTCGCGGCCGTGCCTGGTCTGACCTTGACCGTGGCTCGGGCGATCAAGGACCACATCTAG
- a CDS encoding SPFH/Band 7/PHB domain protein, with the protein MKEHHVIPYLKIVRQYERIAIFTLGKYAGLRQPGLSLLFWPFHVTSTVDLREEVMDIPRQTNITLDNAPIDIDFLVYMRIMEDQAERAVLEVVDYHAAVVGMATTTLRAVIGEMNVDDVLSQRERINEDLRIKLDDITGRWGIKVTQVEISEIEPARDIQEAMNRQMSAERIRRAAVTEAEGIRQAAITVAEGEKQSAILRAEGLRQSEILTAEGDQQAAILRAEGFSTALDRISNVAEGIDANTLSLQYFDTLKALGSSESTKFIFPMEFTNLLNPFINAATGAAAVNSREAD; encoded by the coding sequence ATAAAGGAGCATCACGTGATTCCATATCTGAAGATAGTTCGCCAGTATGAACGTATCGCGATCTTTACCCTAGGTAAGTATGCCGGATTGCGGCAGCCGGGCCTGAGTCTGCTGTTCTGGCCGTTTCACGTTACCAGCACTGTTGACCTGCGCGAGGAGGTTATGGACATCCCACGCCAGACCAACATCACCCTGGATAATGCACCTATTGATATAGATTTCCTTGTTTACATGCGAATCATGGAGGATCAGGCGGAGAGGGCAGTTCTCGAAGTAGTTGACTACCATGCCGCCGTTGTCGGGATGGCGACTACTACACTCCGCGCTGTCATTGGCGAAATGAACGTGGATGACGTCCTGTCACAGAGGGAACGAATCAACGAAGACCTCCGCATCAAGCTCGATGATATAACAGGACGGTGGGGAATCAAGGTAACCCAGGTCGAGATCAGCGAGATCGAACCGGCGCGGGATATCCAGGAGGCCATGAACCGTCAGATGTCTGCAGAGCGCATTCGCCGAGCCGCGGTTACGGAGGCTGAAGGCATTAGGCAAGCAGCAATTACTGTCGCTGAAGGTGAGAAGCAGTCCGCCATCCTCCGTGCAGAGGGACTCAGGCAGTCCGAGATTCTGACTGCTGAAGGCGATCAGCAGGCCGCGATACTTCGGGCTGAGGGATTCAGCACTGCCTTGGACAGGATTTCGAATGTTGCCGAGGGGATTGATGCTAACACGCTCAGCCTTCAGTACTTTGACACGCTCAAGGCTCTGGGGAGCAGCGAAAGCACTAAGTTCATCTTCCCAATGGAGTTCACGAACCTGTTGAATCCGTTTATCAACGCCGCAACCGGAGCCGCAGCGGTAAACTCAAGGGAAGCAGACTAG
- a CDS encoding nodulation protein NfeD produces MVRRTLLAVVVILVASSFAVSELQGQGGGGVLVGRLDSQIDPVSARVVRGWIEDAEARSARLLVLEIDTPGGRLDSMRDMTGALLDSTVPVAVIVTPAGARAASAGTFIVASGHVAAMTPGTTIGAASPVDAGGNDLRETIKAKASQDAAALLRGIAAQRGRNSEALEKTIFEASSYSAEEALELGVVDLNVRDVSDLIAKLDGTEIEVQGTTVTLATSQASVELLEATPVQRFQGWLANPHLVFILFAVGGILIIVELVSPGGWIPGAVGLGLLLLAFVGIGNLPVNWIGLALMGGGLVLLFVELQAPGWGGFGAAGGIAFVIGGFLLFGDTSVPGLPAPDMRVGWAVLAGTAVFIAISVFGLFHFSRKAQDITVVSRASQIIGQTGVVRSTLDPIGTVHLAGELWTAESESGDTIESGETVVAAELDGVKLRVVRESSLGAI; encoded by the coding sequence ATGGTGCGCCGAACTCTCCTAGCCGTGGTTGTCATCCTGGTTGCGTCATCGTTTGCAGTGAGCGAGTTACAGGGGCAGGGCGGAGGTGGCGTCCTAGTGGGGCGCCTCGATTCACAGATTGATCCCGTGTCCGCCCGGGTTGTGAGGGGATGGATTGAAGACGCAGAGGCTCGCAGCGCGCGTCTTCTCGTTCTGGAGATCGACACTCCCGGCGGACGGCTTGACTCAATGCGAGACATGACCGGCGCGCTGTTGGACTCCACTGTCCCGGTGGCTGTGATCGTGACTCCCGCCGGGGCTAGAGCCGCGTCTGCCGGCACCTTTATTGTGGCTTCTGGCCATGTCGCGGCGATGACTCCAGGAACGACGATTGGCGCAGCTTCTCCGGTCGATGCAGGTGGAAACGACCTACGTGAAACGATAAAGGCCAAAGCATCCCAGGATGCAGCGGCACTTCTGCGTGGCATCGCTGCCCAGAGAGGTCGCAATTCTGAGGCGCTTGAGAAGACAATTTTCGAAGCCAGTTCTTACTCTGCGGAGGAGGCGCTTGAGCTTGGTGTGGTCGATCTTAATGTCCGAGACGTGTCCGATCTTATTGCCAAGCTCGACGGCACCGAGATTGAAGTGCAGGGGACGACAGTAACGCTTGCAACGTCCCAGGCTAGTGTCGAACTTCTGGAGGCGACACCCGTCCAACGATTCCAGGGATGGCTCGCCAACCCTCACCTGGTTTTCATCCTCTTCGCAGTCGGTGGGATCCTGATAATCGTTGAACTGGTTAGCCCGGGTGGATGGATCCCGGGTGCAGTAGGACTCGGCCTGCTGCTGCTGGCCTTTGTGGGAATTGGCAACTTACCGGTCAACTGGATCGGCCTCGCGCTCATGGGAGGAGGGCTGGTGCTGCTGTTCGTTGAACTTCAGGCGCCAGGATGGGGTGGATTCGGAGCAGCAGGCGGAATAGCCTTCGTCATTGGTGGATTTCTTCTGTTCGGTGACACGAGCGTTCCGGGCCTGCCCGCGCCTGACATGCGGGTGGGCTGGGCCGTACTGGCTGGCACGGCCGTGTTTATAGCAATATCCGTCTTTGGTCTATTCCACTTTTCCAGGAAGGCCCAAGACATCACGGTGGTTTCACGTGCTTCACAGATCATTGGACAGACCGGAGTAGTCAGGTCCACCCTGGATCCCATAGGCACTGTTCACCTGGCAGGTGAGTTGTGGACCGCAGAATCAGAGTCCGGAGACACAATCGAAAGTGGGGAGACCGTAGTCGCAGCAGAACTGGACGGAGTGAAACTTAGGGTCGTAAGAGAGAGCAGTTTAGGCGCCATATAA